Within the Dunckerocampus dactyliophorus isolate RoL2022-P2 chromosome 10, RoL_Ddac_1.1, whole genome shotgun sequence genome, the region CTCTTtgtggtttaggtaaataaacgccCCAGCTATAATGACAACATTTATGACACTTCAAATATAGCAATATTGATCCGAATTACCTTCATTTTTAAACACGTTATACTGTACAAGGCGACGTCTGCTACATATGTTTTCTGATCATGCATTCCTACCTGCTGGAGAAGCTCTTCTTCTTAAATGATTTACAGCCCTTTGGTTTTGAACGTCCTGGTCTCCATCTTCACTGCTTATATCTGTCTGACTGCGTCATGCAAACTATACATAAACATACATAAGCACTGATGGATCAAAAGAAGTGGATAATGAAAACATTTGCTGAAGacacattttgcattttccaTGACGTATCTAACAATGGGAATAAGGACGTTTACAAATCAGTCTGAGTCTTGTTTGCGTAAGCTACTTTTTATTGCTTATGTGATCATATTTGTATCCTGACGGTGTGTATCCATCACCCGTGAAACTGCAACAAATTCCATTTGCCCGAGCGGACCATTTTATGAATGTCTATTTTCTGCTTTAAATGTTTTCTGTGTTGCTCGTTCTTGCCTAAAATAGTGTGTTGTGTCTTCCCAAAGCCCTTCCCCTTTTTGGAGGGAGCTCCGAGCTGCTGAGTATCTGAGCTGCTGGGAGCTGAACAGCAGTGGAAGGGTTATGTTCATCCTCCCCCTGCTGTGACACTTGTCATCATATAGAACAGAGTGCACACTTTGGACATGGTCCCCACCACCTTCTTCTGTGATTATTTGTATTAGATCCATGACGGTTGCAAGAGCAGACTGACTGTATGGAAGACTAAGTCAGCTTCTCGAGTCTCCTAATGGTAAGACACAAACTCATTACTTGATCACCATACAAAATGCATGATAGTTCTGTGTTCTGCATTGTAAATGCTAACATGATACCTAAtatgtgttgttgttgatgtgAGTTACTATGCTTCAATTGAAGACTTTATACAGTGGGAAAAGAAAACTATGTTCAGCATTATTATCACAATGCAGTGTATcatgcaaatattttatatgtttagTTATATCTGAGTGTATGTTTCAAAGAGCCATTTCTTACACTGAGAAGCTCCAGTGGTGCATTCGATAATTGCGTAATTCAAACAATGAATTTAATACTAACTATGGTATACTTGTAAGCGTTCATGCTCAGAACTACTGGAGATATTGACAATACACACTCAAGCTCCATACCCTATTTGACTTAGTTTGTTGGCTTGTCCGTGATAACATAGCGTTGATAGTGGTTCATGGAGCAACTTTATCTTCCCTGGAAACTGACTTTTGTGGGTAAGTGATTTTAACAAGACCTACACTACATAAACAAAAGCCTTGGAGCGCCTTCTTTTACaatgacagtggaacctccaaagtcgaaTTTCCCTAAAGTTGGATGTACGTAGTGCATTCCCACACATTGGCAAgtcagcattcatggccccgcaaatttgctttttggtttgattttatttgattttatacaAAGTATGTAGTTTTTCCCCTTAGTCAGTAATCATGtgataatgcaggtaaaatgtaaaGCATATGTaccactattaaaaaaaaaaaaaaaaaaaaatcccacaaagTTTACATGTTGGTAGCTTTATTTTTAActggtaatgtttttttgtcaagcagtGAGACGTGGCAGTTTTTTCGGTGGTGGAGCGCACCACTGTtgcagtgagacacaaaagtgaaacttctaAATAGTTTCTACTCCGTGACTCAGATGCAGGCCACTAATCATTCATTAATGgggagtacctatacatttgaTACTTTAAAATGCATTAAGTGTGTGTGAAATATATTGAAGAAAGATGGGAGGGTTCTGTGTCGGAATCTAATccaataattatattatacattatattacaacattttattgcaaatgttgatcgaaATTCAAGGATAATATCAGCGTCAAGCTAACAGGAGGGTGAGTGAGCCATGTGTTCAAAATAGACAGTTTATTAATGGTGTGTCAATTACTAATTAGTAATTACTTTCGTCATTCGATGGTGGTCCCAGAACGTAACTACAATTTACTATACTTTGaattttaaccaaaaaatgccacaaaagtCTTACATGAGGTCTTCAACCAGATTTTATTGGAAGAATTTGAGGATCTGGACCTTACTTCATCAAAAACCCTTTGGTATGAACAAGATCAAAAATGATGAGCCAGGCCAACACCACCAACAcctttttccaaaataataatagtaaaagcATAACTATTGCCTCTCCCCGCAAAATCAAGTGTCTAGTACTAAAATCATCTCATGAATAAGGATTCATTGTCAAGTTTGACAATTTGGCAAGCATTTAATAAATTGTAGCATTCAGACGCTCCTTTCTCTCTGTATGATGGAAAAATTCAAATGTAGCAACTTAGTGAACGCCGACACTCGCAGATTACAAACCTCTAAACACTAAAGTATTAACATAGCTTCAGCCTTCTCCAGGTTTCATGCACAAATGGTTTGTTCCAGTGGTTTCCTGTTTATTTCAAAGAGTATCCATTTGCAGGTCTCCATGAGGCAATTCTAAATATGACATATTGATGTATTGATTCGTAGCTAATAGGCACTTTTGGTTAATGGCATACTTAAAAGGTTTTTATGGCCGCATTTGGCGTCGAGCACCGTCTGTctcattttacaatttttttgagACAGTGAAGGACCTCATCATAGTGTGGTTGGAAGAAGTCGGGCTTTATTTTACTTCCTGTCGTACTTTTTCTATCTCCAAAATTCTTTGAAGTGTTTTCAGTTAAGGATATATTATAATCTATTTATTTGCAGCAGAAAGTATGTTTTCcttacttgtaatattatgcagAACCAGGAACTGTGTTTTTTCTCAAGTGCATCTGGTTGCATATCAACCAGTCTCCTTGTCTCCTGTTTATGTGCTGTTTATGTAATACTTGGCAAGAGTatgatgatgaaaaaaacaataacaatgcatttgaaacaatcttttttttttttttctattattttgctTCCCACTTGTTTCACTGTTAGACTAGTTCACAAAAGTTAACACACAGGTATTTTCATGAACAATTATTAAAATAGTACTACACTAGAAACGCCTTATTGTACAACAAAATTGTGGAAAGCCTTTCTTGAATTGACATAATACAATGGAAAGTTAAAAATTCAACACCTCAAAGGTAATAAATTCAGAAAAGCAAATGCTTCACAATTGATTATGCCCTTGTCAGtcttttaaaatgttacattgacTGTGTTAATAAtccagtggttaacttatttttatgcttgtgaAACTGTTAAAAATGTGGAAATGCTCCTTAAAATACTGCTATTacaatttacattgtttccaaatgtaaaaattgttttaatgacCAACATCTCAGAACGAATTGTCTTCAACCTTTTAGGTTGTATTGTTTATATGTGTACATCGAAGCCATCATTAACATGATGACACAGAATAAAAGGACATCATccagactttttaaaataaatcaacactGGGCACATCAAACAAAGCACAGAATTGCAGTTATTACACAGAGAAGGAGGGGTTGATTGTGCGGATAGATGAATCATTGTATTATGTTATAGCCATTGTCATCATGGCTCTTGGAAAAACCTGCTTTTTCTAGTCTTGGTAGATCTGTCACCTCTGCAGGATGGCAACAGGTTGAACAGGTGGAAACCAGGATGTTAGCTGTctatgataatgtttttttttagctccagTCAGACAGTGGGTTGTGTAAATGACCTTCTGAAAGGTCACTTAGTAGCTTTTCTCCCACATTATTGCTCCTGAGCATAGTCAGGAAGTGTAAGTGATGTGGTTTCATTCTTTTACCACATTTGTTTTCATAGTGTTCAGTTCCAGGTTGTTGACTGGAAACCATAATGTCAATATCGGGACCTCACTTGCAGGTGCACTTGTCTCCTCCCATGATCAGTCCCACAGTATCATTATGTGGTGTGCAAACTTCACAATGTTGTTGCCGTAGTATACTGTACTCATATGTGGTGGTTGTAGTAGATAATAATCTTGGTGTAATTCTATATTTTTGCATGAACTAGGTAATAGATGTGGTTGATTTGATTTTTGAGTCCACTCCACCAGAAAGCAccacattttttgttaaaggATTTTATACAAATTtccgggcctttgtattgagttgtggACTCGTATAGAGCAGCGACACATGATAACCTGCAGAGAAacctttctagatcttccagactctgcacctcttcctgcagtgtttcctgcctcccgcccaaacggtctgtgtaatttactccacccccggccctcctccaggtacacctcccgccgagcccactccgctgtgattggtcgcactcccgaggacttccggacatcTGCCGAActccttttgtccgattacttacacaaaataaacacagttaggatactgataaattgttacttacagcttgctgttctgactcttcaacacgaccaaacAGTGCTAacagtgaacagagcagagcgaagcagagcgagGGGAGtgcaggcctacagcgtttagttttagtttagtATTGACGTCAATTGAACTCGGTGTTAATAGCATAACAGGTCCCCTTTAAATgtccttattttattttactgctaTATTCAAAACAGACCTGGATGTTGTAGGGATATTAATAGCTGACTGAATTTCTTGTCACTAAATGTTTCCTGCCAGCTTTTTAGTCATGGTCACACTTCACTTCTGACATTACCAAACCTGCATCAGCATAACTTatgaaagacacacgttggccgtatGGACGATGCACGATGACATACAAAgttaagtttgtcttgcaacgtgaaaaaaatgtaaccaccCGTAAAGTTTGTAAAGAACCTCGGCAGCCAGCCTGTACgactggttgtgacctaggcttctgatccaacagtgcaaaatgtagattcttgcaatttttcaactggttttaaaattttgatcaataGGGAATATTGGTATTTTGTGCAACTAGCATGTAGTCTTGTATTCCCATTCAATGCAATTCTGTCCAAGTGGGTTTGACATCTAATTTGTTCTTCTTTTCAAGGTTGAAGAGCCATACTGATATTCTTCAAAATCTGAAGTGGACATTGCCCACCCCAGCTGGTCACCATGAACGCCTCTGCCCTTCCACCCTCCAATGACACCCCTCTCTGCTACTCCATTAACAGTCCTCCATTTAAGTATGTGCCCACCATTGCCTCAGCCTACTTCTCCTCCATCTTCAGCGCTTTGGGTCTCACCTCCAACCTCATCGCCTTTATAGTTCTTCTGAAGTCGTTCCGGCAGACCCACAGCAGCTCTCGATCTTCCTTCCTCATCTTTCTGGGAGGCCTAGTGGTCACTGACTTCATGGGCCTGTTGGTCACAGGTACCATTGTGGTCTCCTTCCACGTAACGCACTTCAACTGGCGCAGTTTAGACCCCCGGTGCCACTTCTGCAACTTCATGGGCATGTCTATGGTCTTTTACGGACTGTGCCCGCTGCTGCTTGGTGCCGCTATGGCTGTGGAGCGCTTCATTGGCATCAATCGTCCATTTGCGCGTACCACCAGTATGCCCAAGAGGCGAACAGTTTCCATGTTGTTGCTTGTGTGGATGACCGCCGGCTGCATAGCATCCTTGCCCCTATCCGGAATTGGGAGCTACCACATGCAGATGCCTGGATCATGGTGTTTTCTCAACATTAGCTCAGGAGGCACTGACCTGGCCTTTTCCTTGCTGTTTTCCCTGGTCGGATTGACCTGCATTGCCGTGTCCTTTGTGTTGAACACAATCAGTGTTGTCACACTGATCAAGGTGTGCTGCGGGCAGGACAAGAGGCAACGCCGCCGAGATCAGGAAGTGGAAATGATGGTGCAACTCATCCTTATCATGGCCATTGGTTCCATCTGCTGGTGTCCTCTGCTGGTGAGTCTCTCCATTTGTCTGCTTGGAACCCTGCAGTATACTCATCATTTGGGCTCCATGTGTGACCATGTGTACGCCAACTGAAAGTCGTGCAAGCTGGgagcctgtgtttttatcacaGTTAGTTGGTTAGGTTGGATTTACACTGCAATTACAGGTGCTCAATGAGATTGTGCCTTACTTTACCCATACATAGGCTGAAGTGCAGCTATAGACTAACTATACATattggatgtactgtatatgcattttcaTGCAGACAGTAATTATGCTGACAAAATTACTTTGCAGCCATTCTGTCTCAATTTCACTGTGATAAGTTCAGACTATTGGACCCAAAGAATGGCAAAGTAGAATATAATAGTATTCAAAGTATGCCCTAAAGCATCCCAATGGCAAATATTTATGTGAGACTAGTTGAAATAAACATTCAGAGTAGATGTTTCAGAGAGAGGTATGACATTCAACCAATTCATATTCAAAGCAATACTTTTCCCTGTTCACTTATAGTCATGTTCCACAGGGAGGTCACTCACCCTTTTACATGTGTAAATGAGTGAATAAtatggtctgtgtgtgtgttttgtgttgataacacTCATGAGCAAGCTCCACCTCCTGGGCCCCAAGCAGTGTTGGACTATCGTTTCATAccatctttattttattgttgttcaCACTGACTGGtgacattttccagcataccGTAAATGTAATAGATGTATGTTTGACACAGGGAAAGGATACACCTCTGATGTTTATACAATGCAGTAATACAAGGAGTCACGTTCCATGAAGGCAATTCCCCAGTGGTGTCATGTGAGAAAGGCATCTAAAGCCCCCCTGGACCCTATACTGACCTATCTatctgttgtgtgtctgttttaTCAGCACAGGCCAGCAACCGTTTGATCCATAATGAGGCATCATACCATCCTAGGAGCTTTTATGTGCTTCCCTTCTACATGCTTCATTTCTCTTCAGCAATGCAGCCCCCTGAAAGCGTAGAAGTAAAAGCCCTCCGATTATCTGATGGTACATTAAAGCTGTAGTTGATTTGCTGTAAAACATGGGCAAAACCAGTTTCCCCAAAAGGAAACTCAATTTAATTGTCGGTCATGGCAGTCTTCATGGTAATATTGTTAAAGTGTTTTACTTCAACATGAGGAAATGCTTGGCTAACATTTTCTGTCGCTTGTACTGTTCCAGTTTGCGGG harbors:
- the tbxa2r gene encoding thromboxane A2 receptor isoform X1, producing MNASALPPSNDTPLCYSINSPPFKYVPTIASAYFSSIFSALGLTSNLIAFIVLLKSFRQTHSSSRSSFLIFLGGLVVTDFMGLLVTGTIVVSFHVTHFNWRSLDPRCHFCNFMGMSMVFYGLCPLLLGAAMAVERFIGINRPFARTTSMPKRRTVSMLLLVWMTAGCIASLPLSGIGSYHMQMPGSWCFLNISSGGTDLAFSLLFSLVGLTCIAVSFVLNTISVVTLIKVCCGQDKRQRRRDQEVEMMVQLILIMAIGSICWCPLLVFIAQTVLSGRPLQVIYLLLWLRFASWNQILDPWVYILFRRSVLQRIYPRMDWSRWSTVVLNPSLRGTINRFTRSSSLGRPLRAEETEQTEKINNTPHIP
- the tbxa2r gene encoding thromboxane A2 receptor isoform X3, whose product is MNASALPPSNDTPLCYSINSPPFKYVPTIASAYFSSIFSALGLTSNLIAFIVLLKSFRQTHSSSRSSFLIFLGGLVVTDFMGLLVTGTIVVSFHVTHFNWRSLDPRCHFCNFMGMSMVFYGLCPLLLGAAMAVERFIGINRPFARTTSMPKRRTVSMLLLVWMTAGCIASLPLSGIGSYHMQMPGSWCFLNISSGGTDLAFSLLFSLVGLTCIAVSFVLNTISVVTLIKVCCGQDKRQRRRDQEVEMMVQLILIMAIGSICWCPLLIYILVNSSAAEPVNDETVLFYIRMATCNQIFDPWIYIMCQVSRIRRVKLKVIRLT
- the tbxa2r gene encoding thromboxane A2 receptor isoform X4, producing MNASALPPSNDTPLCYSINSPPFKYVPTIASAYFSSIFSALGLTSNLIAFIVLLKSFRQTHSSSRSSFLIFLGGLVVTDFMGLLVTGTIVVSFHVTHFNWRSLDPRCHFCNFMGMSMVFYGLCPLLLGAAMAVERFIGINRPFARTTSMPKRRTVSMLLLVWMTAGCIASLPLSGIGSYHMQMPGSWCFLNISSGGTDLAFSLLFSLVGLTCIAVSFVLNTISVVTLIKVCCGQDKRQRRRDQEVEMMVQLILIMAIGSICWCPLLIYILVNSSAAEPVNDETVLFYIRMATCNQIFDPWIYIMCQVSRIRSLLHKLC
- the tbxa2r gene encoding thromboxane A2 receptor isoform X2; this translates as MTPLSATPLTVLHLILLKSFRQTHSSSRSSFLIFLGGLVVTDFMGLLVTGTIVVSFHVTHFNWRSLDPRCHFCNFMGMSMVFYGLCPLLLGAAMAVERFIGINRPFARTTSMPKRRTVSMLLLVWMTAGCIASLPLSGIGSYHMQMPGSWCFLNISSGGTDLAFSLLFSLVGLTCIAVSFVLNTISVVTLIKVCCGQDKRQRRRDQEVEMMVQLILIMAIGSICWCPLLVFIAQTVLSGRPLQVIYLLLWLRFASWNQILDPWVYILFRRSVLQRIYPRMDWSRWSTVVLNPSLRGTINRFTRSSSLGRPLRAEETEQTEKINNTPHIP